ACCTTCTTGGCTTCATGATAAAGAGAGAGGTGCCCCTCGTGCAAAGCTCCCATGGTAGGTGCGAAGCCTATTTTTTTGCCCATTTCTTTCTGGCGTTCCAAGTAGGTTTCCAGGTCGTTTTTTCTGTGGTAAACTTTCATCTTAAATTTTATGTGTGTAAAATTAAATATTTCTGTAAAAAATATGGTGCGGTGTGCGAAAATTTTATCTTTACAACCAGCATTGGCAGGGAAAGTTATTAAAATTTGTTAATTAAAAATTATTCACCTAAAATTTCGTAATTTTGCACTACAGAATTTTCTGCTTACTTAATACGAACGAAGAATTTATGCCGAACCAAAAAATATTGTATGTTACCACAGAGCTGTTTCCGTATCAGGAGGACAGTAATATGGGCACCAAAGTGAACAAAATGGCACTCCGAATGCACCAGCAGGGTAATGATGTAAGGGTTTTTATGCCAAGATTTGGCCAATCAGTGAGCGTAAATTTCAGTTGCATGAAGTGATACGCCTCTCTGGGATGAATATCATCATCAATGATCTGGATCAGCCGCTTATCATTAAAGTAGCATCGCTCCCCGGCGAGCGCCTTCAGGTGTACTTCATCGACAATGATGAGTACTTTAAAAGAAAGCAACTGTATGCTGATGACAACGGTGTCTCGTTCCCCGATAACGACGAACGCGCCATTTTCTTTGCACGCGGCGTAATCGAAACGATTAAGAAACTGAACTGGGTGCCCGATGTGATTCACCTGAATGGCTGGATGGCATCTTTTATCCCTGTTTATCTGGAAAATTTCTACAAAAACGACGCTTATTTTAAAGATTCCAAGTTGGTATTGTCGGTGTATAATGAGGAAGACGCGGATCTGGATCCTTCGGTAGAAGAAAAAATGAAGTTCGATAATATTACTTCTTTAAAAGCGTTTGATAAACCTAGCTTCCAGCAGTTCGTGATAGAAAGCATGGGCATGGTGGACCTTGTGGTAAAGGGTGATGAATTTTTGGATGATTCTCTGGAAGATGCCTTCAATAATGCAACTGCCCAGAAGTCTGAATATTTGGCCCCAGAATCAATCGATAGTTTATACTAAATAATTTATTTTTAATGATAAAAAATATGAAAAGATACTTCAGTATTGCCACATCCGTGGTATTCGGAAGTTTAATTTTATGGAACTGCGAACCCGATGCCGACCAGCTCGGGTCGCAGTTTTTTCAGAATGGGGCAGTGGGGACAGAAAGTACCCACGCGCTCATCGCTTTCCATGTAAACAATAACGATTCTATCCGTACAGATGCTGCCCGTTTGCAGAGTGCCACGCTTGGTGCTTTCTACGAGCCGCAGTTCGGGCTTCAGAAATCTTCGTATGTTTCTCAGGTAAGGTTGCCTAATTACAGTCCGGATTTTGGTGCAAACGCTGTGCTAGATTCGGCCGTGTTGGTCATAAAGCCTTTGTATGCGTCGGATTCGGTGAAAACCACTACGCAGGAAGACTATATTTATCCAGATGGCGCCGTTCCCGCAAAAAAAGTAGTGAACACGTACCCGGTTTTAAAATACGGGAAAACCAAACTGAACGGGAAAACTAATTTCAACATCAGGGTGCATGAAGTAACGGACTTCCTGTTCTCTAATGTGCAGGAAGTTTATTCCAATAAAGTTGTGGCCCTAGGCAATCAGATTGGTGGCAGGTCTTTCAATGGTGATATTTCTTCAATTAAAATCACCAAGGATTCGGATAACTCAGATCTTTATCTCCGTGATGCGACGCTTAGAATACCGATGGACTCTGCTTTTTTCCAGAATAAAATCATTAGGAAAGCATCCTCACCGGAACTGGCAGACGCCGCTTCTTTCATCCGCTACTTCCGTGGCATCCGTCTTTCTGTAGATGAAACTGATGGATATCTCTTCAATTTCGACCCCAATTCTGTAGTCATTAACCTGTACTACAAGAAGGACCGCGTAAATAATGGGACCACCACACGCGAAGAGGGTACTTTCACGCTTGATTTAGGCAGCGGGAATACACATTTTAATCAAATATTGAACGACAGGTCCAATACGCCACTTGCAACCTTGGCGCAAGACACCATTCAAGGCTCGCAGCGGGTATACGCACAGGGGATGGGCGGACCGGGCTTCGGACTGAAGATTCCCGATTCTACGATCGCTACGATCCGCGACCGTTACAACACCCAGAAAATAGGGATTATCTCGGCAAAACTCCGTGTATATACCGATGAAGCTACTTGGAACAATGCTTTCCTCAAGCCATCCTTATTTACAGTTCAGCAAAAAGGGCTTGATGAATTCCTGGAGGATATGAGCGCGCTTGCCTACACCAGTAATTATAAACTGATAAAGTCGTATAATCTGGATAAGAATCCGGCGTATTATGATATCGGTATTACCCAGACTTTTAAGAATATTATTGAAAAGCAAAAGCCAAACAGACAGTTCATTATGAATGTTGGGACTTATACGACCGATGCTACAGGCGCGCTTGCCGGCTTGCAGGATACTGAAAATGCACAGCATTACAACACCCGGTCTTACACCCCGAACAGGGTAGTGCTGGTAGGGACAGATCCCGCTAATGAAAAAAGCGCGAAACTCATCTTAACGTACGGAAAGAAATAAATAAACTATTAAAATAAAATAATAAAGGTATGTGTGGTATCGTAGGATATACAGGTTTTCAGGATGCTTATGAAGTGGTGATCAACGGCCTCCGCAGGCTCGAGTATCGTGGTTACGACAGCGCGGGCATTGTGCTGGATGGCGAAAAGCATTCATTCGAAGTGGCCAAAACCAAAGGGAAAGTAGATGATCTGGCCGCTATTTCCGAGAACTTGATAGGTAAATCGCATGTCGGTATGGGCCATACACGCTGGGCGACACATGGTGTCCCAAGCGACCGCAACTCGCACCCACACCTTTCGAATAACGGTAAAATAGCCTTGGTTCATAATGGCATCATCGAAAATTATGATACCATTAAAATCATGCTTACCGAAAAAGGCTTCGTATTCCATTCTGAAACTGATACGGAGGTGCTTGTAAACCTTATTCAGTATTTTATGGATACCAATGCCGAGACCGACTTTCCTACAGCGGTACGTTTTGCACTGAATGAAGTGTATGGCGCCTATGCCATTACTGTGATGCACGATGACTTCCCCGGGCAGCTGGTTGTTGCAAGGCTGGGGTCCCCGCTGGCCATCGGTTTAGGCAATAAAGAATATTTTATCGCGTCTGATGCTTCTCCGTTTGTGGAATTTACCAAAGAAGCTGTATATCTAGAAGAAGGTCACATGGCCACCATTTCTTTAGAGAATGGGGTCGACATCAGAAATATTAAAGATAACCTTAAAATCGTACCTGAAGTCCAGGAGCTAAAACTGAGTCTGGAACAAATTGAAAAAGGTGGTTACGAACATTTCATGCTTAAAGAAATCTTCGAACAGCCAAAATCTATTCAGGATACACTTCGCGGCAGGCTTTTAGTGGATGAAGGCATCATTAAGATGGCCGGTATCTGGGATCATCTTGATCGTATAAACCAAGCCCAGAAAATCACCATTATCGCTTGTGGTACCTCATGGCATGCAGGACTGATTGGTGAATATCTGATTGAGGAATTTGCCCGAATCCCTGTTGAAGTAGAATACGCATCAGAGTTCCGTTACAGAAACCCGATTATTTCCGAAAAAGATGTGGTGATCGCTATCTCACAGTCCGGGGAAACAGCCGATACCATGGCTGCCATAAAACTGGCTAAAGAAAAAGGAGCTTTCATCTACGGGATTTGTAACGTAGTGGATTCATCAATTTCCAGGATTACCGATGCTGGTTCTTATACCCACGCAGGCCCGGAGATTGGGGTAGCTTCTACCAAAGCCTTTACCGCGCAACTTACCATTCTTTCTTTAATTGCTTTAAAATTGGGGAAACATAAAGGCCATTTAAGTAATCAGGAATTTATGAAACTGATTGCGGAACTTGATGCCTTGCCTAAAAAAGTGGAGGAAGTACTTGAAAATACCCACGAGATCACCAAGGAAATAGCCAAGAACTTTGTTGATGCACAAAATTTCCTTTATTTAGGACGTGGCTATAACTTCCCGGCCGCTTTGGAAGGCGCCCTGAAGCTGAAGGAAATTTCTTACATCCATGCAGAAGGATACCCGGCTGCTGAAATGAAGCATGGCCCGATTGCCTTAATTGATGAAAATATGCCAATCGTTATCATAGCGCCTAAACAGGGGCATTACGATAAGATTGTAAGCAACGTACAGGAAATAAAGGCCCGTAAAGGCAAAGTTATTGCTGTAGTAAATAAAGGAGATACACAGGTGTCGCAAATGGCTGATTATGTGATAGAATTCCCGGAAACTTCGGAATGTTTCTCGCCGATTATCGCTTCGGTTCCGCTTCAGCTTTTAGCGTATTATATCGCAGTCTATCGGGGTGCGAATGTAGATCAGCCAAGAAATTTGGCAAAATCGGTGACGGTAGAGTAAAATATTTTTTTTAGACGAAATAATAAATTCAATTTTACGTTTAGCAAAAAAATCATCTCACTCTTTCCTAAAAATTATATATTTACCGCTTAATATTTTTTAAAAACAGCATGAACAGAGTATTTCTCATATTATTATCAGCATCTGTTATAATTTCCTGTTCCAAACGTGGTAGTGCCTCTGCCGGCAAGCCTGGCCAACGAGGAGAACTAATACCCCGAACTTCCTCTAAATCTTTCGTTGCAGAACGCCCTTATGGTATGGTAGCTGTACCCGCAGGTTCTTATGTAATGGGACTCGCAGACCAGGACTTTACCAATACTCCCGAAAAAGCCACTTTGAAGACAGTAACGGTTTCCTCCTTCTTCATGGATGAAACTGAGATTACCAACGCAGAATACCGCGTATTCATTAACTATGTCCGCGATTCTGTAGCACGTACTTTACTTGCTGAAGCCGCTGGCGATGGTGGCTCTGATGGTAATGGCACTTCTATCGGGGATTACGCTTACGCTTCAAAAAAAGCAGGCGATGACAGAACCGCTTATCAGGAATTCATGGAGTCACAAGGCGGCAGAGACGGCTATGATGAATCTAAAAAACTGGATTGGTCGGTGCCATTGCGATGGAGGACTTCTGATTATCCCGATGCGCAATATGCCGAAATCTTGGAGTCTATGTACATCCCACCAGCAGAACGAATTAATAATGAAAGAATTATTGATACCAGAAAACTGCTTTATGCCTATAACTGGGAGGATATAGAATCTGCCGTGAAAGATAGGGCCAGAGGCGCAAACTATCTTAAAAAGGAAAGTATTGCCGTATATCCTGATACTACTGTATGGATTCGTGACTTTAATTACGCTTATAACGAGCCACTTTATGATGGGTATTTCTGGCACAGCGCTTACAAGAACTATCCGGTGGTGGGTGTAACCTGGGATCAGGCACGCGCATTCTGTAACTTCAGATCGAAATTGAAATCAGATTATAATGAATCTCTGAAGAAGAGAAAACAAAAACCGATGGCCTTCCGCCTGCCTACTGAAGCTGAATGGGAGTATGCCGCACGCGGCGGTCGTGAAAATGCCACTTACCCATGGGGTGGGCCTTACTTACAGGATGACCGCGGTTGTTATTTAGCAAACTTCAAGCCGAAAAGGGGTAACTATATTGAAGACGAGAAAAAAGGAACATATACCTATACTGCGCCCGTGAAGACTTACCAAAAAAATGGTTTCGGTCTCTATGATATGGCCGGTAACGTAGCGGAATGGACAGAATCCCCTTATAACAATGCAACCTATCAGTTTGCATCTACGCTTAACCCCAATTTATCGAATCAGGCATACCGCGAGGTGCGTAAATCTGTACGTGGTGGCTCATGGAAAGATGTGGGATATCTTTTGATGACTGGTGCCAGAGATTACGAACGCAAAGATTCTGCACGCAGTTACATTGGCTTCCGTACCGTACAGGATATTCCTGAAGGGACGGCAAAATTTAAGAAAAGAACAAATTAACATTACTTTATTACATACAATCATTTAAATTCAACAGCGATGTTTAATCCTAAAATAACCAATTTTATATACTCCTTCGGTGCTGCTATCGTAATTATCGGCGCACTTTTTAAACTCACACACTGGAGTCTCGGCCCGCTTTCGGGCAACGTGATGCTGGCTATCGGTCTTGTGACTGAAGCTTTCATCTTCGTTGTTTTCGCATTTGATACACCCAAAGAAGATAAAGGATATGCGTGGGAAAATGTATATCCGGAGCTTTTAGACAAAGATGTCAACCCAACTCCACAGCCTTCTTCATTGGCTTTGAAATCTACAGAAGTTAGAGAATTGGAAATCTCACTTTCCGATAAACTTGATAAGATGCTTGAAGACGCTAAACTTGATGTAAGCCTCTTTGAAAGATTGAGAACAGGTATTGATAAATTTTCACACTCGGTTGATCAGATCAACCAAACGGTGGATGTTACAGGTTCTACCCAAAAATATAACGATCAGCTTACGCTGGCTGCTAGCCACCTTGAAAGCATGAATGCGCTGTACGCACTGCAGCTGGAGCATGGTAAAATGCAGGCAGAATACAGCAAGAAATACGTGGAAGATATTCAGAAGTCAGCGGAACATTCCGAAAAATTCAATGAAGAGCTGGCAGGACTTACCCATAACCTAAACAACCTTAACAGAGTTTACGGCGGTATGCTCAGCGCTATGAAGTCATAGTTTTCTAACCATTTTAATTATACATTAACAAAACTTACTGAAAATGGCACAAGGAAAACAGACTCCTCGGCAGAAGATGATTAACCTGATGTATCTGGTTTTCATCGCGATGTTGGCGATGCAGATCGATCAGGAGATCATTCGTTCCTATAATGATACGAATCAGACCCTTACCGATACCCGAGGTCTTGTAGAAGAAAAAAACGATAAGATTTTTGAAAAAACGTTAGAAGCAAAGGCTGCTAACACACCAGAAACCTATACACAACCGCTGAATGATTACCGAGGCCTTAAGACAAGAGCCAATGATCTTGTAGCGTACATCGAAGGATTAAAGACTACACTGAAAAAAGATGCAGGCTTCGTAGAAGGTATTGATGTAGGCGATAATTTCGCTGCGTTGAACAATACGGAACCCTCGTCTAAAATGTTTTTTAACGGAAGCGACGAGAACAGCCCTTCTAAAGCATCTAATGATTTGAAAACTAAAATTGATGCGCTGAAATCTTACATCATTCAGACATTTGGTCCTAATACAGATCTTAAACATATTATAGACCGGGCAAATAAAACCCTTGTCACCGAATTTCCGAAAGGACAAACCATAAAAAACAAAAACTGGCTTCAGTATAAATTTTATGGCCAACCACTTATTGCAGCACTTTCCAACTTAGAAGTCATTCAATCTGAAGCCAGAAATCTTCAGTCGGATGCACTAATGACCATGTTGCAGGAAAAAGTAGATGCCGATATCAAATTTGATGCTTATCAGGCGATCGTTTCAGCACCTACATCAGTGGTACTGGGCGAAAACGTTCAGGCAAAAGTAGCCATCGGAAACTATTCCAGCAATGTTCCGGGCTTGTCAATGCCGGGTCTTGCGATGAGCAACGGTCAGGGTATTGCTAACCTTTCAACAGGTTCGCTTGGCCCAAAACAATTTAGCGGAAATATCTCATTCACTGATGTTAACGGGAAGGTAATCTCTTTACCGTACAGCCATACTTACAATGTAGTGGCAGGTGCGAAGGAAGTAGCATTTGAAAGCGGCGCTTTATTATCAGCCGATAAGATGCAAGTATTGTATCGGGGATTGCCGAATCCAATCTCAGGCTCAATTCTGGGGGCGGACAATTCGCAAACCAGTTTATCAGCTTCCGGCGCTTCTGTTTCGAAAACAGGTGGTGGAACTTGGGTTGTAACACCTGGAGGTGGTGCCACGAGTACGCTGACGATTTCCGGGAAAGGCCCGAAAGGTGAAACCATATCAAAGGCATTCACATTCAGAATTAAAAATGTTCCGCCACCTGTTGGGCTTATTCAGGGTAAATCTGTGGTATCCATGCCGGCAAGCTCAATCCCGAACCAAAAAGTGAGCGCGGATATGCCAGATTTCGATTTCCCGGTGAGCTTTACTGTAAACAGCTTTATGTTTAAAGTCCCTGGAAGAGCGGCAATGCAGGTTTCCGGCAATTCATTGAGCTCGGTAGCTGCTTTGACGAAGAATCTGCGTTCAGGTGATATCGCGTATGTATTCAACATCAACGCAACTGCTACAGGTCTTGGCGGACAGACACTTAAACAGATTCCGCCAGTGGTAATAAACGTTCAGTAATTACGTTTATATTTATAAAGTTTTAGTCTTAAAATTTTCAAATGAAAAAGGTTATATTATTATTTCTTTCGCTCAGTTTTCTTGCAGTAGAAGCACAGACAAAAAGAAATAGCACCAGTACTGCTAACAGCAACCAAAGTTCAGACCCAGTGGCACCGGTGGTAAATATTCCGGCAGAAGGGCTGGGCACCATACAGGAGGATGTTCAACTGAACTCCATGTCGATCCTCAACGCCAAATCGCCAGAGGCACTTCGCCAACTGCGAGAGACAGGTTTGCTGAAACAGGGAGATTCCACGGTTTCTACGCGCAGAACTCCATTAAAATACGGTTTTATTGAGGATAAAGATATCCTTAAAAGCATGGTGGTCTGGGAAATCATTGATATGAATGATAAAATTAACCAGCCTTTCTATCATAATGAAGACGGAATAGTTTCTCAAAACAAATCGCTTTATCAACTATTGTTTGATGCGATAAATGATGGGAGAATTACTGAAGTATATGATGATGAACTCTTCCAGACCCGCTTAAGTCCGGATGCTATTGCTGCACGAATTAAAAATGAAGTCTTAAGTGATGCCGGGATCGACCGTTTGAATGAATCAGGCACCTTGACCGAAGAAGAGAAGCGCGAGTTTACCAATGTTTACGAAACCAAAACAGAAAACGTAAAGGTCTTGAAAATCAAAGGCATGTGGTATATCGACCGACGCGACAGCCAGATGAAATACCGTTTGCTGGGTATCGCCGCTATGGGACAGGATCCTTCTACCATGGGACAGTACGGCCCTGACGGACAGCCTATTGCATCGAATGATGAGCTTATCGATCTGTTTTGGGTATATTATCCTGATGCCAGAGAAGTATTGGCGAACGCAGTGGTTTTCAACAATAAAAACTTGTCTTCAGACATTACTTTTGATGACATCCTCAACGCGAGAAGATTTTCATCCATCATTTATAAATCGGATAATGGTTTAGGCAATGGTGTAATTAAAGATTATATCCCCCGTGACGCGGATGCCCAGTTAGAAGAAAGTGAGCGCATCAAAGCACAGATTCTTCAAATGGAGAATGATATGTGGAATTATTAAGCACATGATGCCGATAGATACAGAAATCCTGAGTACTTTTGCTCAGGATTTTTTGTATGAAAGAAGTAGATTATCTTA
This DNA window, taken from Chryseobacterium sp. 6424, encodes the following:
- the glmS gene encoding glutamine--fructose-6-phosphate transaminase (isomerizing), with the protein product MCGIVGYTGFQDAYEVVINGLRRLEYRGYDSAGIVLDGEKHSFEVAKTKGKVDDLAAISENLIGKSHVGMGHTRWATHGVPSDRNSHPHLSNNGKIALVHNGIIENYDTIKIMLTEKGFVFHSETDTEVLVNLIQYFMDTNAETDFPTAVRFALNEVYGAYAITVMHDDFPGQLVVARLGSPLAIGLGNKEYFIASDASPFVEFTKEAVYLEEGHMATISLENGVDIRNIKDNLKIVPEVQELKLSLEQIEKGGYEHFMLKEIFEQPKSIQDTLRGRLLVDEGIIKMAGIWDHLDRINQAQKITIIACGTSWHAGLIGEYLIEEFARIPVEVEYASEFRYRNPIISEKDVVIAISQSGETADTMAAIKLAKEKGAFIYGICNVVDSSISRITDAGSYTHAGPEIGVASTKAFTAQLTILSLIALKLGKHKGHLSNQEFMKLIAELDALPKKVEEVLENTHEITKEIAKNFVDAQNFLYLGRGYNFPAALEGALKLKEISYIHAEGYPAAEMKHGPIALIDENMPIVIIAPKQGHYDKIVSNVQEIKARKGKVIAVVNKGDTQVSQMADYVIEFPETSECFSPIIASVPLQLLAYYIAVYRGANVDQPRNLAKSVTVE
- the gldL gene encoding gliding motility protein GldL, giving the protein MFNPKITNFIYSFGAAIVIIGALFKLTHWSLGPLSGNVMLAIGLVTEAFIFVVFAFDTPKEDKGYAWENVYPELLDKDVNPTPQPSSLALKSTEVRELEISLSDKLDKMLEDAKLDVSLFERLRTGIDKFSHSVDQINQTVDVTGSTQKYNDQLTLAASHLESMNALYALQLEHGKMQAEYSKKYVEDIQKSAEHSEKFNEELAGLTHNLNNLNRVYGGMLSAMKS
- the gldK gene encoding gliding motility lipoprotein GldK, with translation MNRVFLILLSASVIISCSKRGSASAGKPGQRGELIPRTSSKSFVAERPYGMVAVPAGSYVMGLADQDFTNTPEKATLKTVTVSSFFMDETEITNAEYRVFINYVRDSVARTLLAEAAGDGGSDGNGTSIGDYAYASKKAGDDRTAYQEFMESQGGRDGYDESKKLDWSVPLRWRTSDYPDAQYAEILESMYIPPAERINNERIIDTRKLLYAYNWEDIESAVKDRARGANYLKKESIAVYPDTTVWIRDFNYAYNEPLYDGYFWHSAYKNYPVVGVTWDQARAFCNFRSKLKSDYNESLKKRKQKPMAFRLPTEAEWEYAARGGRENATYPWGGPYLQDDRGCYLANFKPKRGNYIEDEKKGTYTYTAPVKTYQKNGFGLYDMAGNVAEWTESPYNNATYQFASTLNPNLSNQAYREVRKSVRGGSWKDVGYLLMTGARDYERKDSARSYIGFRTVQDIPEGTAKFKKRTN
- a CDS encoding DUF4270 family protein, whose amino-acid sequence is MKRYFSIATSVVFGSLILWNCEPDADQLGSQFFQNGAVGTESTHALIAFHVNNNDSIRTDAARLQSATLGAFYEPQFGLQKSSYVSQVRLPNYSPDFGANAVLDSAVLVIKPLYASDSVKTTTQEDYIYPDGAVPAKKVVNTYPVLKYGKTKLNGKTNFNIRVHEVTDFLFSNVQEVYSNKVVALGNQIGGRSFNGDISSIKITKDSDNSDLYLRDATLRIPMDSAFFQNKIIRKASSPELADAASFIRYFRGIRLSVDETDGYLFNFDPNSVVINLYYKKDRVNNGTTTREEGTFTLDLGSGNTHFNQILNDRSNTPLATLAQDTIQGSQRVYAQGMGGPGFGLKIPDSTIATIRDRYNTQKIGIISAKLRVYTDEATWNNAFLKPSLFTVQQKGLDEFLEDMSALAYTSNYKLIKSYNLDKNPAYYDIGITQTFKNIIEKQKPNRQFIMNVGTYTTDATGALAGLQDTENAQHYNTRSYTPNRVVLVGTDPANEKSAKLILTYGKK
- the gldM gene encoding gliding motility protein GldM gives rise to the protein MAQGKQTPRQKMINLMYLVFIAMLAMQIDQEIIRSYNDTNQTLTDTRGLVEEKNDKIFEKTLEAKAANTPETYTQPLNDYRGLKTRANDLVAYIEGLKTTLKKDAGFVEGIDVGDNFAALNNTEPSSKMFFNGSDENSPSKASNDLKTKIDALKSYIIQTFGPNTDLKHIIDRANKTLVTEFPKGQTIKNKNWLQYKFYGQPLIAALSNLEVIQSEARNLQSDALMTMLQEKVDADIKFDAYQAIVSAPTSVVLGENVQAKVAIGNYSSNVPGLSMPGLAMSNGQGIANLSTGSLGPKQFSGNISFTDVNGKVISLPYSHTYNVVAGAKEVAFESGALLSADKMQVLYRGLPNPISGSILGADNSQTSLSASGASVSKTGGGTWVVTPGGGATSTLTISGKGPKGETISKAFTFRIKNVPPPVGLIQGKSVVSMPASSIPNQKVSADMPDFDFPVSFTVNSFMFKVPGRAAMQVSGNSLSSVAALTKNLRSGDIAYVFNINATATGLGGQTLKQIPPVVINVQ
- the gldN gene encoding gliding motility protein GldN, translating into MSILNAKSPEALRQLRETGLLKQGDSTVSTRRTPLKYGFIEDKDILKSMVVWEIIDMNDKINQPFYHNEDGIVSQNKSLYQLLFDAINDGRITEVYDDELFQTRLSPDAIAARIKNEVLSDAGIDRLNESGTLTEEEKREFTNVYETKTENVKVLKIKGMWYIDRRDSQMKYRLLGIAAMGQDPSTMGQYGPDGQPIASNDELIDLFWVYYPDAREVLANAVVFNNKNLSSDITFDDILNARRFSSIIYKSDNGLGNGVIKDYIPRDADAQLEESERIKAQILQMENDMWNY